One genomic region from Proteus vulgaris encodes:
- the lptB gene encoding LPS export ABC transporter ATP-binding protein yields the protein MALLKAENLAKAYKGRTVVGDVSLNVNSGEIVGLLGPNGAGKTTTFYMVVGIVARDAGSITIDDEDITLLPLHERARKGIGYLPQEASIFRRLSVYDNIMGILEIRHDLTPEERKDRAEELLEEFNVSHLRNSLGQSLSGGERRRVEIARALAANPKFILLDEPFAGVDPISVLDIKKIIQHLRDYGLGVLITDHNVRETLDVCERAYIVSQGHLIAHGSPEEILENEQVKRVYLGEGFRL from the coding sequence ATGGCGCTGTTAAAAGCTGAAAATTTAGCGAAAGCATACAAAGGGCGCACCGTTGTCGGTGATGTAAGTCTGAACGTTAATTCAGGTGAGATTGTCGGCTTACTTGGACCTAATGGTGCAGGTAAAACAACCACATTCTATATGGTTGTTGGCATTGTAGCTCGTGATGCAGGTAGTATTACAATTGATGATGAAGACATTACGCTGTTACCGTTACATGAACGAGCACGTAAAGGCATTGGCTATCTTCCTCAAGAAGCGTCTATTTTTAGACGCTTAAGCGTTTATGACAATATTATGGGGATCTTAGAAATCCGCCATGATCTAACGCCTGAAGAACGAAAAGACCGTGCAGAAGAGCTACTAGAAGAGTTTAATGTCAGCCACTTGCGTAACAGCTTAGGGCAATCATTATCAGGGGGTGAACGCCGCCGTGTTGAAATCGCGCGGGCATTGGCAGCAAACCCCAAATTCATTTTATTAGATGAACCTTTTGCGGGTGTTGACCCTATTTCGGTATTAGATATTAAAAAAATTATCCAGCATCTACGTGATTATGGATTAGGTGTACTGATTACTGACCATAACGTTCGTGAAACATTAGATGTATGTGAACGTGCTTATATTGTCAGCCAAGGTCACCTTATCGCTCATGGTTCACCAGAAGAAATTCTTGAAAATGAGCAAGTTAAACGTGTTTACTTAGGTGAAGGCTTCCGCCTGTAA
- the lptA gene encoding lipopolysaccharide ABC transporter substrate-binding protein LptA — MNQKIRNTLIIGTLLAISVPAMALKDDTQQPIVVNSEKQSLDLEKNVTTFTQNVVIKQGSIDIRADKVVVTRPGGDSKRIVIEAFGNPVTFYQLQDDGKPIKGRGEKMTYEMDKELMTLTGKAYLEQLDSNITGDKITYLVPTQQMEAFSGKGKQVTTVLLPSQLQEKGPGVNNKGK, encoded by the coding sequence ATGAATCAAAAAATCCGTAATACACTGATTATCGGTACACTTTTAGCGATAAGTGTACCTGCGATGGCGCTTAAAGATGACACACAACAACCTATTGTTGTGAATTCAGAGAAACAGTCGCTTGATCTAGAAAAAAACGTTACAACCTTTACACAAAATGTTGTGATCAAACAAGGTTCTATCGATATTCGTGCTGATAAAGTTGTTGTCACACGCCCGGGTGGTGACTCCAAAAGGATCGTAATAGAAGCGTTTGGTAACCCTGTGACTTTTTATCAGTTACAAGATGATGGCAAACCTATCAAAGGTCGTGGCGAGAAAATGACCTATGAAATGGATAAAGAGTTAATGACCTTAACGGGTAAAGCCTATCTTGAACAATTAGACAGTAATATCACCGGTGATAAGATCACTTATCTCGTCCCAACTCAGCAAATGGAAGCGTTTAGCGGTAAAGGTAAACAAGTGACTACTGTTTTACTGCCTTCCCAGTTGCAAGAGAAAGGCCCTGGTGTTAACAACAAAGGTAAGTAA
- the lptC gene encoding LPS export ABC transporter periplasmic protein LptC, with protein MNKLKSWFTLILAIIALGLIGWNYTNNTEFGDGEIVDDGQPTYQSKSSISFVYEPTGILGYKLVADDVKNYAQQKFTWFTNPVLTTYSPTGDATWTVRANKAKLTNSKMLYLYGDVQIDSLTDDSQLQRISTDNAIANLDTQDVSSDDEVTIIGVGLKSVGLKMRGNLREKRAELIEKVNTYYEIPNESKNP; from the coding sequence ATGAATAAATTAAAATCCTGGTTTACCTTAATTCTTGCCATTATCGCCCTTGGGCTGATTGGCTGGAACTATACTAATAACACTGAATTCGGTGATGGTGAGATTGTTGATGATGGTCAGCCAACCTATCAATCCAAATCATCGATATCTTTTGTTTATGAACCAACGGGTATACTCGGATATAAACTTGTTGCTGATGATGTTAAAAACTATGCTCAGCAAAAGTTTACATGGTTTACTAACCCTGTCTTAACTACCTATTCACCGACAGGGGATGCAACATGGACAGTACGCGCAAATAAAGCCAAGCTAACAAACAGTAAAATGCTCTATCTTTATGGCGATGTTCAAATTGATAGCTTAACAGATGATTCTCAACTACAGAGAATAAGCACAGACAATGCTATCGCAAATTTGGATACACAGGATGTTTCCTCTGATGATGAAGTGACTATTATCGGCGTCGGACTGAAATCAGTCGGCTTAAAAATGCGAGGCAATCTGCGCGAGAAACGTGCAGAGCTGATTGAAAAGGTAAACACCTATTATGAGATCCCTAATGAATCAAAAAATCCGTAA
- the kdsC gene encoding 3-deoxy-manno-octulosonate-8-phosphatase KdsC, with amino-acid sequence MNTMIETCYGAVSEQIIKKAEKIQLLICDVDGVMSDGLIYMGNNGEELKAFNVRDGYGIRCLLTSGIEVAIITGRQSKLLEDRAKTLGITYLYQGQHNKLLAYQQLLDTLNLKPEQTAYIGDDLIDLPVMEKVGLSVAVADAHPLLTPRANYVTRIAGGRGAVRELCDLILLAQGRLEEAKGLSI; translated from the coding sequence ATGAATACAATGATAGAAACTTGTTATGGTGCAGTAAGCGAGCAAATCATCAAAAAAGCAGAAAAAATCCAATTGCTGATTTGTGATGTTGATGGTGTGATGTCGGACGGACTCATTTACATGGGCAATAATGGCGAAGAATTAAAAGCCTTTAACGTTCGTGATGGGTATGGCATCCGTTGTTTGCTTACATCAGGCATTGAGGTTGCTATCATTACAGGTCGTCAGTCTAAACTGTTAGAAGATCGTGCTAAAACCCTTGGCATTACATATCTTTACCAAGGTCAGCATAATAAGCTTTTGGCGTATCAACAACTGTTAGATACACTAAACCTTAAACCTGAACAAACAGCCTATATTGGTGACGACCTGATTGATTTACCTGTAATGGAAAAAGTAGGACTTTCTGTCGCCGTGGCTGATGCACATCCATTACTTACACCTCGTGCTAATTACGTGACTCGCATTGCGGGGGGGCGTGGTGCAGTACGAGAATTGTGCGATTTAATCCTTTTAGCGCAAGGTCGGCTTGAAGAAGCTAAAGGTCTTTCGATTTAA